Part of the Lates calcarifer isolate ASB-BC8 linkage group LG6, TLL_Latcal_v3, whole genome shotgun sequence genome, TAACTGTAGAGCTACAGCCAGAAGaccattagcttagcttagcataaagactggcaGCAAGGGAAACAACATATCTGATTCTGTGCAGATTTATTGAGATATAATGTGCAAATTTATGAGTTATTATACTAAGATATGGTGTCAAGTTCTGatataaaatattgatattCCCTATATTTGGCAAAtattttacatactgtatatccatTAAGAGATTTTTGGGATTTTTGGGGATGTGCTATTCCTTGATTCTGTAGTTTATGTGTGGGCACATGTAGCTCTGTCTTCAGCACTGAATTGTAGGTTAGCAGTGACAAACAGGTCTACACACTTTCTAATGTCAAATTACACACAAAGAAGATTATCCACAATCATTCAATCACACACAAGAAATTAGGATGAAAATGTATTATGATGTACAGGCAATCACTCTACCTCTGACTGATGCCATGTTAACTGTTTGTTAGCGTTTATTGGTGAATAACTCTGTTTCTTCTTGTGGTGGCAGATGTGAAGCAGGACATGCTGGAAACCATTGTCCCGAAAAGCGAATATGATTCTATAATGGTTGTACTGGGTGAATACAGGGGTCAGGTGAGCAAAGGATCATCAAGATAATCTTTCCTGCAACACATGTGCACTGATTTGAATGGTTACTAATGACTGTATTTACATTTCCTGTGTAGGTCGGCCGTATTCTCCAGCGGGACAAGAACAAGTGCAGAGCGATGGTTCAGCTCGACAGATACGAGGAGAAAGTGTTCACACTAGACTATGACTCTATTTGTCACTATGTAGGAGCAGCAGACCGTTGATCTACATACTTctgatttttattcaaatattaCCAGTCCTTTTTCATCCCATCTGATcctaaatgttgattttttttgtaatattgagaaaataatggattttttaaaaagattttaatgCATTGCAATTTTGTAATAAAACATTGTCAAGAAAAGTTGCAATGAGTCGTTTTCACAGTAACCCTTAAATTTATTAGCAAATGATGCACACTAATTGCCCTAATAACAACAAGAGGGTCAATATTTAGgtcatataaaaacatatttacaactGTTCTACACATGAGTATGAATGCACTGGTGGTACAAAAGCTGAGCACTCTGTTTTCTCACATGTCCACACATTtcacaatgaaaagaaaactgaaaagagaCGAGCTGCGTCTTTGTTGGTTGTTTTCTTCCTGGGAGTGGAGCTTACTCTTTGGGTAACTGGTTTGCTGCGTTAGCCCGAAGCACAGCTCCTGGACTGGGGTACGGCCGCTGTTGGAACAGAGGCCCTGCCGCTGTGGTATCTGCACCTGTCTTTGCTTCATTACGCTTGGGCAGGCCGCTTGACCATGTGCCCCTGTCAAgatgaatgtttgttttaataaacagtTTCTTAATGCATTACGATCGTAccttaaaggggcactccaccaaTTTAACACATCACAATAAGTTTACTGGACATGATTAGTACGACCTGTGCAGCGTGTGATGATAATAACCCAGATGGGGTTACTGCTGTTTATTCTGAGAGACTTGTAATTATTTATAACAGCCTGCAATACAGGCAGGAGATGTGGTGTTACCAAGACATGACAGTTTATCAGGTAGGGACAGTCAGATGAAAATAGTCAttaagttgcattatgggaaatgtaggagcCAGACCCACATGTATTGTTCAAGATGTGTGCAAAAAAACGTACTGTAATCATGCCTGTTAATTCTCATAATGCATCTGGCTAGCTGAGGTGTTATTCTGAAAATCATGGAGCCATGACTAAATACTGTACCTTGGAGCATCAGAATAAGCACTTGGATCCATGGGGTCCATCTCATCATCTTTTCTAcctgaaaggaaaataaatgtataaatgtaaatagCATCAGTTTGAAAATGCTTGTGTAGCATGTAACAGATGTAAACATTACCTCGTTTGCTCTTGCCATATGGTGCAATGTCttccctcctctgctttcttctgtctctcccgTCGTCCCTCTCCCGGTCTCTGTCCCGGTCCCTTTCCCGATCTCTGTCTCTgtcgcgctctctctctctgtccagttTCTCAAACTGCCTCTCAATTCTTTCTTCACCTCCGtcagctaaaaaataaaaataattttcacaaaataaacCAATACCAGAGtcaggcaaaaaaacaaacaaactgcattcTGAGATTAATTGTCAGATGACAATCAGACCAGAAACAGTAACACCAGCCACCAGTGTGCTGACCGACTACAACTAGCTAACTAAAGCCAAACAGACACGTTGCTCAAACCACCAAGCAACAAGCCAAGTAGTGACCCTCATCACCTACCTCATCTTAGCAagcaacacaccacacacttcTGTTTAAAGCTTCACAAGTTACAAGTTGGGAGAGTATGGAGGTTATATAATGTCATACCTCTTAGTTTCTTGGCAGCTTTTGTTACCACTGCAGACGGGTCATTTGGGGACAGCCAGGCCACCAAATCTGTCTCCACATTCCAGTAATAAGGAAGACCactgtggaaaaagaaaataaaacagatgaatCTGCAGtcataatgtaaataataatcTGTGATACATATTGATGAGTAATATTCTAAGAAAtctcatttaattaatttgataATTTAAAACTATAGCTCAGTAGTACTCagtcactgaaaataaaaacacagtaagaTAGAATGGCTTATTTTCATTGTGGTCCTTCAACATACAGTCACAGTTTTTATAGAAAAAGTCAACAGTAATAACACTCTACAAATAAAGTATACGCACCAAGCAGGGTCAAACACTTTGTACCAATTTGGTGGTAGATTCTCTAGTCTGGTGGCTTCATAATCTACATTGTTGTCATCATAATCTTCAGCAATAATCTCCTCATCTACCTCTGGATGAATTAGAGGAGAAACATTATCACATGACACAGGAAAGAACGAAGCATACGAAAATGTCTCAAATGTCTGAATGTTATGGCTCCAGTGTGCTCTTACAGATGTGTTCTACTACCTTGCTCTGTCGGTTTAACAATCCCTCTCTTGGCCAAGCGGGCCAGCAGTGCTGGAGGTAAAGGCAtcctgaaacacagaggagggagCATTAAGTCATGATATAACCAGGAGGTGAAACCTTTACTGACTAGTGCAAGTGGAAGCAGGAACACGTAGTTTTTGgtcaaaatacagtatatgattaTTATAGCATTTGCTTAAGTAGAATAAGAGTTTTTTGCTTTTAGGGATAATCTAGTCCCGATTTGACAGGTCTAAGTATAGTGGGTTTTTATCTGgacctggtctgatgtggtctagatgagaaaaaaagcagtaaCTTTCCCCTTAAAACTGTAGAATCGGAAGCTACCTTTAGGGTGGTCTATGCCGTCCTCTTGTATGCTGCTTTTGTACCTTTGTGGCTCCCGGTGAaatgttggtgtgtttttacTTCTATAGCTACGATACTTTAAGCTGCTAGGATCTGGACAGAATTTTCTTCACATAAAAGGAGACAATCTACATTTTGAAGACATACGAGATCTGTTTCAACAAAATTATTGCACCCCCCGCTCGGTAACTCCGTGGCAACAGATGGGAAGTTAAAcgagaaaacacacatatgcatctAGAAGTTAACACATAAAcgacacaaacaacaaacctaCACTTttctataaaataataatgagttAAAATCATTTCATCTTTACCTCTTTTTGGAAAATCGACAGAATGGACGACACGACTTCCCAAAACAGCACACGCCGCGCACAATGATGACGTCGCAACGTTTGTCTTGACGacaacaaacatggaggaatATGCCCGTGAACCTTGGTGAGattagtttttaaaacatttgtctttctctgcttgTTTAAAATGGGTCAACTTCGGACgaggttttgtctttttaacgTCTAATTCAAGTTACTGTGAGAACTGAGAGGCTCTGTGTGTTGTAGTTAGCCAGCTAGCTTAGTGAGGGGTCAGGGATATAAAGAGATAAAGCTGTGGTCTGTATGTTCCCACAGCAACTAGTGTAAGCTTCAGCAGCATTTTATGTGAataaatctctgtttttttttttaagctggtGGATGGTTAACAGAAGAAAATACACCGTAGACTATAGCTCACATGCCTCTCATATAATATTGAATAGCTTTGGAGGTGTTATTGTGGCAATATtatttgcaaatgtgtgtgtagagagTTGTGTAACTGTGGCTCAGTATAGCTTTGTGTGTGCTCAGTTCAGATCTGTGAAGCAAGATCAATTGTGTGCAAGAGTCTTATGAATGTGTAGCCTAATTTGCAAGTGTACTGAGAATTGCAAAGGGGTATTAGAAACTGTAAATGCATACACAAATCTGTAAAAGTGTACTGAGATTGTACATGTTTAAAAGAATTTACAATTTACGTTTACAGTAACTGATTTATTCTATCTTTACATTTACTTCCTCTGTCTCTCGTCCTCTTATTGCCTCCCTGTAGTCCCTGGAGAATAGTGGATGATTGTGGAGGCGCTTTCACCATGGGTGCAATTGGAGGAGGGGTGTTTCAGGCGGTCAAGGGCTTTCGAAATGCCCCTGCGGTGAGTTCAAAACATTATTGTCTGCCCTCTGACTCACATCAGGTTTTCAAAGGCAGAACTAAATGGTGCTCTAATGTTTCAGGGTGTCGGACACCGACTGAGAGGCAGTGCAAATGCAGTGAGAGTAAGAGCTCCACAGATTGGAGGTgagaaagttttgttttgtaatatttCTAGTTAAATTATTACTTTACTAAaattcctgttgttttttttttggtttttttttgtttttttttacaatggcCTCAGGAAGTATTCAGAGTGCTTCATTTTTGAAGCTAATTGGAGTCCACCTGTAGCAAATTTAATTGATTGAACATCATTtagaaagacacacacctgtgta contains:
- the pqbp1 gene encoding polyglutamine-binding protein 1, giving the protein MPLPPALLARLAKRGIVKPTEQEVDEEIIAEDYDDNNVDYEATRLENLPPNWYKVFDPACGLPYYWNVETDLVAWLSPNDPSAVVTKAAKKLRADGGEERIERQFEKLDRERERDRDRDRERDRDRDRERDDGRDRRKQRREDIAPYGKSKRGRKDDEMDPMDPSAYSDAPRGTWSSGLPKRNEAKTGADTTAAGPLFQQRPYPSPGAVLRANAANQLPKE